The Flavimarina sp. Hel_I_48 genome window below encodes:
- a CDS encoding porin, whose amino-acid sequence MRKITSLFFMFCSAVLFAQEDEVPSWFSKLSFSGSVDAYYRTNINSINKFSDPDGEGLYMAPGSSFANRPGFALGMANTVFSYEGEKVGAVADLVFGPRGEDAVFNSTGNSSIVNQLYVYWNVSDNVTLTFGNWNTFLGYEVISPTANFNYSTSYMFSYGPFSHTGIKADFAIDDNWSAMLAVMNATDFTEFNPNGSYSFGGQLGYTSGSGSTFLNVLVGDQDGNYEDEGLGENNGTLFQVDLTTGYDLTDTFYLGFNTTYNTTSYANDGDYNDYGFYGFALYAQLALSDTFSLGVRPEYFSEFGEYGAINQIPNTTFYDEGDADVFAVTLSGNVKIGELTLIPELRMDTASEDAFFDRDLESQKSLGSFVLAAVYSF is encoded by the coding sequence ATGAGAAAAATTACCTCACTATTTTTCATGTTTTGCTCCGCAGTATTATTTGCGCAGGAAGATGAAGTACCATCCTGGTTCTCGAAGCTCAGTTTTTCAGGATCGGTTGACGCTTATTATCGAACGAATATTAACTCCATTAATAAATTCTCTGATCCAGATGGAGAAGGGCTCTATATGGCGCCGGGAAGTTCTTTTGCAAACCGCCCCGGTTTTGCCCTGGGTATGGCCAATACGGTTTTCAGCTATGAAGGTGAAAAAGTGGGCGCCGTGGCAGACCTCGTTTTTGGTCCACGTGGCGAGGATGCCGTTTTCAATTCCACAGGGAATTCTTCCATCGTAAACCAACTTTATGTCTATTGGAATGTTTCAGACAACGTCACACTTACCTTCGGAAACTGGAACACATTTTTAGGGTATGAGGTGATTTCACCAACGGCCAACTTCAACTACTCTACCTCCTATATGTTTTCTTACGGGCCTTTTTCACATACCGGTATAAAAGCAGATTTTGCAATTGATGATAATTGGAGCGCGATGCTTGCGGTAATGAATGCCACAGATTTTACCGAGTTCAATCCTAACGGCAGTTATAGTTTTGGAGGTCAGTTGGGCTACACCTCTGGTTCAGGCAGTACTTTTCTAAACGTCCTTGTAGGCGATCAGGATGGCAATTATGAAGATGAAGGTTTAGGAGAAAACAATGGAACGCTATTTCAAGTGGACCTTACCACCGGTTATGACCTGACTGATACGTTTTATCTGGGATTCAATACTACTTATAATACAACCTCTTATGCTAATGATGGTGATTATAATGATTATGGCTTTTACGGCTTCGCACTTTATGCACAGTTGGCATTGAGCGATACCTTTAGTTTAGGGGTGAGACCAGAATACTTTAGTGAATTTGGAGAATATGGAGCAATTAACCAAATCCCTAACACTACATTTTACGATGAAGGAGATGCCGATGTCTTTGCGGTTACGCTTTCTGGAAATGTAAAAATAGGTGAGCTCACCCTAATTCCTGAACTAAGGATGGATACGGCCAGTGAAGATGCCTTTTTTGATCGGGATCTAGAATCACAGAAAAGTCTTGGGTCTTTTGTGCTTGCAGCCGTATATTCGTTTTAA